A stretch of Myxococcus hansupus DNA encodes these proteins:
- a CDS encoding c-type cytochrome, translated as MRRGGHGAAGALLVVSGCVDLDPMRVQARDGAFVANPYFADARSMRPRVPGTVVREWYFQEAAFAPRGSPDGGWVDVDRLPVPFTRDVLLEGRAHFETWCAPCHGLLGDGQSIVGQNMRERPPPTLYGEAHMHPMHAEGGAPPDAGAAVLPVSPGWDALPHPPGFYYSVITGGYGLMPSYADALTPEARWKVVAWLRVLAYSQRAPLSAAPDDVRAALQQTAPGGTP; from the coding sequence ATGAGGCGAGGAGGGCACGGCGCCGCGGGAGCGCTCCTGGTGGTCTCCGGCTGCGTCGACCTGGACCCCATGCGGGTGCAGGCGCGAGACGGGGCGTTCGTCGCCAATCCCTACTTCGCGGACGCGCGCTCCATGCGTCCTCGGGTGCCTGGGACGGTGGTCCGGGAGTGGTACTTCCAGGAGGCGGCCTTCGCGCCCCGGGGCTCGCCGGACGGTGGCTGGGTGGACGTGGACCGGCTGCCGGTGCCGTTCACGCGCGACGTCCTGCTGGAAGGGCGCGCCCACTTCGAGACCTGGTGCGCGCCGTGCCACGGGCTGCTGGGAGACGGGCAGAGCATCGTCGGGCAGAACATGCGGGAGCGTCCGCCGCCGACGCTCTATGGCGAGGCGCACATGCATCCGATGCACGCCGAGGGCGGGGCACCTCCGGACGCGGGGGCGGCCGTGCTCCCGGTGTCGCCCGGCTGGGACGCGCTGCCGCATCCGCCTGGGTTCTATTACTCGGTCATCACCGGGGGCTACGGGTTGATGCCGTCCTACGCGGACGCGCTCACGCCCGAAGCCCGCTGGAAGGTCGTGGCCTGGCTGCGAGTCCTGGCGTACAGCCAGCGCGCTCCACTGTCCGCCGCGCCCGATGACGTGCGCGCGGCGCTCCAGCAGACAGCACCGGGAGGCACGCCATGA
- the nrfD gene encoding NrfD/PsrC family molybdoenzyme membrane anchor subunit: MSEPLPLAPVPEDPLVVHPLLEERRTDARLGEALLRPVLTTPGPGWWALVGLCAALTVLLIVAITVTLVTGVGTWGNNIPVAWAFGIINFVWWIGIGHAGTLISAILLLFGMKWRSSVNRMAEAMTLFALTCAALFPLLHLGRPWKFYYLFPYPSSLRMWPQFRSPLTWDVVAVTTYLTVSVLFWYLGMLPDLATARDTARQSWRRRVWGLLSLGWRGSARHWRHWRTGYLLLAGLATPLVVSVHTIVSFDFAVSQLPGWHSTVFPPYFVAGAIFSGLAMVLSLLVPARRALQLHAVVTDAHLDALARLLLVSGLFVAYGYVQEHFFGWYSGDPYEMHAMSILRTGPYAPAFWLVFTCNVLVPQLFWSARLRTMPVVLWCAALLVNVGMWMERFIIIVSPLSEDFLPSSWRHYAPTWVDLSLLSGTLGLFGLGFLLFLRFLPPVPISEVKALQHELAASEAFARAVSAREGGGR; this comes from the coding sequence ATGAGCGAGCCCTTGCCACTGGCCCCCGTGCCCGAGGACCCGCTGGTCGTCCACCCGCTGCTCGAGGAGCGGCGCACGGATGCCCGGCTGGGTGAAGCGTTGCTGCGCCCCGTGCTCACGACGCCGGGGCCGGGGTGGTGGGCGCTGGTGGGGCTGTGCGCGGCGCTCACGGTGCTGTTGATCGTGGCCATCACCGTCACGCTGGTGACGGGCGTGGGCACCTGGGGCAACAACATCCCCGTCGCGTGGGCGTTCGGCATCATCAACTTCGTCTGGTGGATTGGTATCGGCCACGCCGGCACGCTCATCTCCGCCATCCTGCTGCTGTTCGGGATGAAGTGGCGCAGCTCCGTCAACCGCATGGCGGAGGCGATGACCCTGTTCGCCCTGACGTGCGCGGCGCTGTTCCCGCTGCTGCACCTGGGGCGCCCCTGGAAGTTCTACTACCTGTTCCCGTACCCCAGCTCGCTGCGGATGTGGCCGCAGTTCCGCTCACCGCTCACGTGGGACGTGGTGGCCGTCACCACCTACCTCACCGTGTCGGTGTTGTTCTGGTACCTGGGGATGCTCCCGGACCTGGCCACCGCGCGCGACACCGCGCGGCAGTCCTGGCGTCGCCGCGTCTGGGGGCTGCTGTCCCTGGGATGGCGGGGGAGTGCCCGGCACTGGCGGCACTGGCGCACGGGCTACCTGCTGCTCGCGGGACTGGCCACGCCGCTGGTCGTGTCGGTGCACACCATCGTCTCGTTCGACTTCGCGGTGTCGCAGCTCCCCGGTTGGCACAGCACCGTCTTCCCGCCGTACTTCGTGGCGGGCGCCATTTTCTCCGGGCTGGCCATGGTGCTCTCGCTGTTGGTTCCCGCCCGGCGCGCGCTCCAACTGCACGCGGTGGTGACGGACGCGCACCTGGATGCCCTGGCGCGCCTGCTGCTCGTGTCCGGCCTGTTCGTCGCCTACGGCTATGTCCAGGAGCACTTCTTCGGCTGGTACAGCGGAGACCCCTACGAGATGCACGCGATGTCCATCCTGCGCACCGGTCCCTATGCACCGGCGTTCTGGCTCGTCTTCACCTGCAACGTCCTGGTGCCGCAGCTCTTCTGGTCCGCGCGGCTGCGCACCATGCCCGTCGTGCTGTGGTGCGCGGCGCTGCTCGTCAACGTGGGCATGTGGATGGAGCGCTTCATCATCATCGTGTCGCCGCTCAGCGAGGACTTCCTCCCCTCGAGCTGGCGGCACTACGCGCCCACCTGGGTGGACCTGAGCCTGCTGTCCGGGACGCTGGGGCTCTTCGGGCTCGGCTTCCTGCTGTTCCTCCGGTTCCTGCCGCCCGTGCCCATCAGCGAGGTGAAGGCGCTCCAACATGAGCTGGCGGCCTCCGAGGCCTTCGCCCGCGCCGTCTCCGCGCGGGAAGGCGGTGGGCGATGA
- a CDS encoding DUF3341 domain-containing protein gives MSRWVLGEFGAPDRLVAAARALRTRGFRRMDAHSPFPVEEVDAVLDLPPSRLPLIALIAGVGGAVGAYVVQWFTQAVDWPLNVGGRPLHSGPAFIPITFESGVLAAASAIFMGVIGACGLPRVTHPFLRLEAFRSASIDGFWIAIEVEEARRDEVEGALRELGANVVLAVEEVP, from the coding sequence ATGAGCCGGTGGGTCCTGGGCGAGTTCGGCGCTCCCGACCGGTTGGTCGCGGCGGCGCGTGCGCTGCGCACCCGGGGTTTCCGCCGCATGGACGCGCACAGCCCGTTTCCCGTGGAGGAGGTGGACGCGGTGTTGGACCTGCCTCCGTCGAGACTGCCGCTGATCGCGCTCATCGCCGGCGTGGGCGGCGCGGTGGGCGCGTATGTCGTGCAGTGGTTCACCCAGGCCGTGGACTGGCCGCTGAACGTGGGCGGGCGGCCCCTGCACAGCGGTCCGGCGTTCATCCCCATCACCTTCGAGTCCGGCGTCCTGGCCGCCGCGAGCGCCATCTTCATGGGCGTCATCGGCGCGTGTGGCCTGCCCCGGGTGACGCACCCCTTCCTGCGTCTGGAGGCTTTCCGCAGCGCCAGCATCGACGGGTTCTGGATCGCGATCGAAGTGGAAGAGGCGCGTCGGGACGAAGTGGAAGGCGCGCTGCGCGAGCTGGGCGCGAACGTGGTGCTCGCGGTGGAGGAGGTGCCATGA